One genomic region from Magallana gigas chromosome 3, xbMagGiga1.1, whole genome shotgun sequence encodes:
- the LOC117692416 gene encoding gelsolin-related protein of 125 kDa-like: MESKSDIGNGPGINMERVPITEGREIQRSDDNRANGIGNGETQRRVKNIPVLEERRLLALERHIKRKRRRRPYVKKMKISDKTEHQLGKTMTATNEKMPEDPGAFNSKVEGLQVFEGKEKEVRSHNEVEGTEMVVYNKYEKKQTDLQATNEMIENFAVQSTKMDVARDQQQDAQFDKLIEYVLDIVKSEIADKVEEGLKSQSEVKQSEAEEGKIKKDEGTGIEVKQERGEKFTYMKEVNTIPPEYARQVNDEDSKKEKENFQDEGHLERAKDNDNKIVEIGDENAEQSSKTSSSGSIEPKPKDPELEAAKTLTSQLIKHEARNKLAREDDDDDDDDYDDDDDDDDDGFMPRKLFFFSFSEFKKEVISA; the protein is encoded by the exons ATGGAGTCAAAATCAGATATTGGAAATGGTCCAGGTATCAATATG GAACGGGTTCCAATCACAGAGGGTCGAGAGATTCAACGTTCAGATGACAACAGAGCAAATGGAATCGGAAATGGAGAAACCCAACGTCGGGTTAAGAATATTCCCGTATTGGAGGAAAGAAGActacttgcgctagaaaggcacATCAAGCGTAAACGGAGGAGACGGCCGTACGTCAAAAAGATGAAGATTTCGGACAAAACGGAGCACCAGCTTGGCAAAACCATGACGGCTACCAATGAAAAAATGCCAGAAGACCCTGGCGCGTTTAATTCTAAGGTTGAGGGTTTACAAGTATTTgaaggaaaagaaaaagaagttcGCAGTCATAATGAAGTCGAGGGTACTGAAATGGTAGTCTATAATAAATACGAGAAGAAGCAAACTGACCTACAAGCGACTAATGAAATGATAGAGAACTTTGCAGTTCAATCAACAAAGATGGATGTCGCAAGAGATCAGCAACAGGATGCACAGTTTGACAAGTTGATTGAGTACGTGCTCGACATAGTAAAATCAGAAATAGCGGATAAAGTTGAAGAAGGGTTAAAGAGCCAGAGCGAAGTTAAACAGTCGGAGGCTGAAGAGGGTAAAATCAAAAAGGATGAAGGGACTGGTATAGAGGTGAAGCAAGAAAGGGGAGAAAAATTCACTTACATGAAAGAAGTAAACACTATACCTCCTGAATATGCTCGGCAAGTAAATGATGAAGACTCgaagaaagagaaagaaaactTTCAAGATGAAGGACATTTGGAGAGAGCAAAGGACAATGACAACAAAATTGTTGAGATCGG agatGAAAACGCTGAGCAAAGTTCCAAAACATCAAGTTCTGGATCAATAGAGCCCAAGCCAAAAGATCCTGAATTGGAAGCCGCCAAAACCCTAACCAGTCAGCTGATAAAACATGAAGCAAGAAACAAG cTTGCCCGCGAggacgacgatgatgatgatgatgattatgatgatgatgatgatgatgatgatgatggatTCATGCCGAGAAAGCTATTTTTCTTTAGCTTTTCTGAATTTAAG aaagaagtAATTTCTGCATAA
- the LOC105346569 gene encoding glutathione S-transferase 1, with translation MPKYVYHYFDIRGRGEPGRMLFAMAGIPFQDQRIPQSDWPQYKAKTPSGSLPYLEIDGTIMTQSLVIFRHLARCFGLDGENLLDKAKVDEIIEYLAEMKESIFSCFLGPQDEESQKKLKEKMAESVNKTCTQIERIIASNKSAEGWAVGKRLTFADIFIFEAFSIVLPAQPNILDKFPKIQTARRKMESHSLMKKYLSQRKETPF, from the exons ATGCCAAAATACGTGTACCACTACTTTGACATACGAGGCCGGGGGGAGCCGGGGCGTATGCTGTTTGCAATGGCCGGGATACCTTTTCAGGACCAAAGGATACCCCAATCAGACTGGCCACAGTATAAAGCTA AGACACCGAGTGGTTCTTTGCCGTATTTGGAAATCGATGGAACAATTATGACCCAGAGCTTGGTCATTTTTCGACATTTGGCGAGGTGTTTTG GCTTGGATGGAGAGAACCTTCTTGACAAAGCAAAAGTGGATGAAATTATAGAGTACCTGGCAGAGATGAAAGAATCTATATTCAGTTGTTTTCTGGGTCCACAAGATGAG GAATCGCAGAAAAAACTGAAGGAAAAGATGGCGGAAAGCGTTAATAAAACTTGTACCCAGATAGAGAGAATCATAGCCTCAAATAAAAGTGCAGAGGGGTGGGCAGTGGGTAAAagg cTTACCTTTGCAGACATTTTCATTTTCGAGGCCTTTTCTATCGTTTTGCCAGCGCAGCCGAACATCTTGGATAAATTTCCCAAGATCCAAACTGCCCGACGGAAGATGGAGTCTCATAGCTTGATGAAAAAGTATCTCAGTCAGCGGAAGGAAACGCCTTTTTAA
- the LOC105346568 gene encoding uncharacterized protein encodes MPKFVLHYFDARGRGEPARLLFAVAGIPFQDRRVSQEEWPAIKPKIPGGTLPYLEVEGVGITQSMVIYRHLARLFGLDGDTVLDKAHVEEITEYLIEMKIKYMSGLAFPPKDDEEKLKQLKEEFMTKLQACCCQIDRILQTNKSTEGWAVGKKLTFADIMMFEAFEHVLSSMPEVLDKYPRIQKCRKKLQSLKKLQEYLSKRKVTAFKFRATLERVYKQALWASFRQCCYDSCTDHKYTMPKYVFTYFDGRGRGEPGRMLFAVAGVPFEDKRISQEEWPALKSKTPSGSMPLLEVDGQILTQSMVIFRHLARCFGLDGDNLLDKARVDEIVEYLVEVKTAGFKLLFPPTDPEALKKVKEDFQTALEKSCGQIERIMSCNKASDGWAVGKKMSAADVMLFEAFESALSKDAAVLDKFPKIKACRQKVQECKKMKEYLAKRKNTPF; translated from the exons ATGCCCAAGTTTGTGCTCCATTATTTTGATGCGCGAGGGAGGGGCGAGCCCGCCCGTCTGCTGTTCGCTGTCGCGGGTATACCGTTCCAAGACAGACGAGTCTCCCAAGAGGAATGGCCAGCGATCAAACCAA AAATACCTGGGGGTACCTTGCCGTATCTGGAGGTGGAAGGGGTAGGAATCACCCAGAGCATGGTCATCTACCGCCATTTAGCAAGGCTGTTTG GTCTAGATGGGGATACGGTTTTGGATAAGGCGCATGTGGAAGAAATTACAGAATATTTGAtagaaatgaagataaaatatATGAGTGGACTCGCATTTCCACCGAAAGATGAT GAGGAAAAACTTAAACAGCTGAAAGAAGAATTCATGACAAAACTACAGGCATGTTGCTGTCAGATTGACAGAATATTGCAAACCAACAAGTCAACGGAAGGATGGGCTGTGGGCAAAAAG TTGACGTTTGCCGACATCATGATGTTTGAAGCATTTGAACACGTGCTATCTTCTATGCCGGAAGTGCTAGACAAATATCCAAGGATTCAAAAGTGTCGCAAGAAACTGCAGTCGCTGAAGAAACTCCAAGAATACCTCAGCAAAAGAAAAGTTACCGCATTC AAATTCAGAGCAACTCTAGAGCGGGTATATAAACAGGCTCTCTGGGCTTCGTTTCGTCAGTGCTGTTACGATAGCTGTACAGATCACAAGTATACAATGCCCAAGTACGTGTTTACTTACTTCGATGGCCGTGGTCGGGGGGAACCCGGGAGGATGCTCTTTGCTGTGGCGGGGGTCCCATTTGAGGATAAACGCATTTCACAGGAAGAATGGCCCGCCCTAAAATCAA AGACTCCCAGCGGCTCCATGCCCCTTCTAGAAGTCGATGGTCAAATATTGACACAGAGTATGGTCATCTTTCGTCACCTAGCCAGGTGTTTTG GTCTTGACGGTGACAATTTACTAGATAAAGCCAGGGTGGATGAAATTGTGGAATACCTAGTTGAGGTTAAAACTGCCGGGTTCAAATTACTCTTTCCCCCTACAGATCCG gaaGCCCTGAAAAAAGTGAAGGAGGACTTCCAAACTGCCCTGGAGAAATCCTGCGGTCAGATAGAAAGGATCATGTCTTGCAACAAAGCCAGCGATGGCTGGGCAGTTGGCAAAAAG ATGAGTGCTGCTGATGTTATGCTGTTTGAGGCGTTTGAATCCGCCCTCTCGAAAGACGCCGCCGTCCTTGACAAATTCCCCAAAATCAAAGCCTGTCGTCAGAAGGTACAAGAGTGCAAGAAAATGAAAGAGTACTTGgccaaaagaaaaaatacaccTTTCTGA
- the LOC105346570 gene encoding O-acyltransferase like protein yields the protein MRLWSLLPLALIVLVSLGSMRSVSSQSPISGIADMLKGMSINDKVALIADILIKQPVLFEKLEHILLGALPLVSTFKIKPEINMFILPWVLDSIPNVLQNPILLNISTGVVDDMNHVNVSGLNTSGIDPFMTGFMQRYNLVESGIRAAIDAILISRGLNQPYSKFVASKSTKILEKYGEKVLYATIKYINTISVSGIAANDSRMSEMEFWEGFSLLSLVSSVLTPVEQFLPRAEGSSSSPKCYNDTMIYLNNLLQGTTWAVKMFDATGKPPTGTLTGNLHFVGSYDQCLAIKPEKTATNKHLSATGSRYCRATFDIPANLMTSVKSFIGDVNTYGVPITVTWGLCLPSTCQEHDVTDLFRLGFLQSFNLTPSVVCYMSPDLQHDDGAIIVIFVLCLIAAICFIATLFHIYRFDDDGEEDEPVFATSTADAHDNKGYIPEVDDETTFSPGQKIGHVANGHINVSDDDSFQIKESGWKQGVAKAFSLYQNIPDVLSFDHDQDSIQCVHGIRFLSLAWLVLGNSFLFAALSLTKAPVTGNLLEGLEMMKGFAFQAVFSSPFAIDSFFVISGFLLTYKFLNKCTNKGKVEWQAILGFYSNRYIRITPVYMVIMVSYVWLYHFVGDSPIYPKAIGVADKCKQDWWHHILFINNIVGTRGNVAFEQCMPWSWFLACIMQFYLITPILFMIYLWSSALGSVFVGLLLTASVVATAIKERRYPGNVLSMMSDGGDYWNNVFITPWCRVSAYCIGILLGFLFDTLESSKKVKISKWQNILGWLVSFGLFITVAYTPFTKNREGGFPWTSVESAVYEAMSHVVWAVAISWVIFACTQGYGGVINWVLSWRGFLPLSRLSFVVYLIHPVVMVLFIYNKQVLVYMNTFEMAYMFLGHLIMSYAVGLLFCVGVERPFIRLLKLLKTRGRKS from the exons ATGAGACTGTGGTCGTTATTACCTCTTGCTCTGATTGTGCTGGTCAGTCTAGGAAGCATGCGTTCTGTCAGCTCCCAATCTCCAATATCAGGTATAGCGGACATGTTGAAAGGAATGTCTATCAATGATAAAGTTGCTCTTATAGCCGATATACTTATCAAACAACCCGTATTGTTTGAAAAacttgaacatattttattgggCGCACTTCCTTTGGTTTCAACCTTTAAAATCAAGCCGGAAATTAACATGTTCATACTTCCCTGGGTTTTGGATAGTATTCCAAACGTCCTTCAAAATCCAATTCTGTTAAATATATCAACTGGCGTAGTGGATGACATGAACCACGTTAATGTCAGTGGTTTGAACACCAGTGGAATAGATCCGTTTATGACTGGATTCATGCAGAGATATAACCTAGTCGAGTCTGGGATACGGGCTGCTATAGACGCCATCTTAATCAGCAGAGGCTTAAATCAACcatattcaaaatttgttgCTTCAAAATCGACGAAAATCCTCGAAAAATATGGTGAAAAGGTTCTATATGCCACCATAAAATACATCAACACAATCAGTGTGTCGGGTATTGCAGCAAATGATAGCCGGATGTCTGAaatggaattctgggaaggctTCAGCTTGCTCAGCCTTGTCAGTAGTGTTCTAACTCCAGTTGAACAATTTCTTCCGAGAGCTGAGGGGAGTTCCAGCTCACCAAAATGCTACAATGATACCATGATATATCTAAACAATCTTCTACAAGGGACAACGTGGGCTGTTAAAA TGTTCGACGCTACCGGTAAACCACCCACGGGTACGCTTACCGGTAATCTCCACTTTGTCGGTTCTTACGACCAATGTCTGGCCATAAAACCGGAGAAGACGGCCACCAACAAGCACCTGTCAGCGACAGGGAGTAGGTACTGCAGAGCCACGTTCGACATTCCAGCAAATCTAATGACCTCAGTGAAAAGTTTTATCGGAGATGTG AACACGTATGGAGTTCCCATCACTGTCACATGGGGTTTGTGTCTTCCGTCAACTTGCCAAGAACATGACGTCACAGACCTGTTTCGATTAG GTTTTCTTCAAAGTTTCAACCTGACACCATCAGTTGTCTGCTACATGTCTCCCGATCTGCAACACGACGATGGCGCCATCATTGTGAT CTTTGTCCTTTGTTTGATTGCGGCTATTTGTTTCAtcgcaacattatttcatatctaCCGATTTGATGACGACGGCGAAGAGGACGAACCCGTGTTTGCCACTTCAACGGCAGACGCGCATGACAATAAGGGATATATACCGGAAGTTGATGACGAAACGACGTTCTCACCAGGACAAAAAATAGGTCACGTGGCCAATGGTCACATTAATGTATCTGATGACGATTCTTTCCAAATAAAGGAATCAG GTTGGAAACAAGGAGTCGCCAAAGCGTTTTCTCTTTACCAGAATATACCAGACGTGTTGTCATTTGATCACGATCAAGATTCCATCCAATGTGTTCACGGCATCCGTTTTCTGAGTCTTGCCTGGCTGGTTTTGGGAAACTCTTTCCTTTTTGCTGCTTTGTCTTTAACTAAAGCACCAGTTACTG GTAATCTATTGGAAGGTTTGGAAATGATGAAGGGTTTTGCGTTTCAAGCTGTATTCTCATCTCCCTTCGCCATAGATTCCTTCTTTGTCATCAG TGGGTTTTTGCTGACTTATAAATTTCtcaataaatgtacaaataaagGAAAAGTGGAATGGCAGGCAATATTGGGATTCTATTCCAATCGCTACATTAG AATCACCCCCGTGTACATGGTGATCATGGTCTCCTATGTGTGGCTGTATCATTTTGTGGGGGACAGTCCTATATATCCTAAGGCTATAGGGGTCgccgataaatgtaaacaagatTGGTGGCATCATATTCTATTCATCAACAACATCGTCGGCACAAGAGGAAACGTTGCCTTTGAACAG tGCATGCCCTGGTCGTGGTTTTTAGCTTGTATAATGCAGTTCTACCTGATCACCCCGATACTCTTTATGATTTATCTATG GTCGTCTGCTCTGGGATCGGTCTTTGTCGGCCTCCTTTTGACAGCAAGCGTTGTAGCGACAGCGATCAAAGAGAGGAGGTACCCCGGAAACGTTTTGTC catGATGTCTGATGGCGGAGACTACTGGAATAATGTTTTCATCACCCCCTGGTGTAGGGTCAGTGCCTACTGTATAGGCATCCTTCTGGGATTCTTATTCGATACTCTAGAATCCAGCAAGAAGGTCAAAATCAGCAAG tggcaGAATATTCTTGGATGGTTGGTTTCTTTTGGGTTGTTCATCACTGTTGCCTACACCCCGTTCACCAAGAATCGCGAGGGAGGGTTCCCGTGGACCTCGGTGGAATCGGCTGTTTACGAGGCCATGAGTCACGTGGTGTGGGCCGTTGCCATATCCTGGGTGATTTTTGCCTGTACCCAAGGTTATGGAG GTGTCATAAACTGGGTGCTTTCCTGGCGCGGTTTCCTCCCTTTGTCACGGTTATCGTTCGTTGTTTATCTCATTCACCCCGTTGTGATGGTGCTGTTCATTTACAACAAACAGGTCTTGGTTTATATGAATACTTTTGAAATG
- the LOC136269660 gene encoding gelsolin-related protein of 125 kDa-like has translation MKSSDKTEQQLQKMPDDPGAFDFKNQRVQDFEGKGKEDSIQNEVDGIWMAALETYEEKQTDPRTTNELIEDFEVQSTKDVQFDKLVKYLLDGVKSEIIKKAEEGLKSQSEVKQSEIEEEALGQIKKNEGAGMEVKQENEENFTCLKKVNTSLPEEARHRNDEGLKKEKENFQDEGHQLLEKAKDNDNKIVDIREENAVKSFKAPVTGSKEPKPKDLELEAAKSNQMIKQEVDEEKTGFDTRNKF, from the exons ATGAAGAGTTCGGACAAAACAGAGCAGCAGCTTCAAAAAATGCCAGACGACCCAGGGGCGTTTGATTTTAAGAATCAAAGGGTACAAGATTTTGAAGGGAAAGGGAAAGAGGATAGCATTCAGAATGAAGTCGATGGTATTTGGATGGCAGCATTAGAGACATATGAGGAGAAGCAAACTGATCCGCGAACAACAAATGAACTAATTGAGGATTTTGAAGTTCAATCAACAAAGGATGTACAATTTGATAAGTTGGTTAAATACTTACTTGACGGAGTAAAATCAGAAATAATAAAGAAAGCTGAAGAAGGATTAAAGAGCCAGAGCGAAGTGAAACAGTCGGAGATTGAAGAGGAAGCCTTgggtcaaataaaaaagaatgaagGGGCTGGTATGGAGGTGAAGcaagaaaatgaagaaaatttcaCTTGCCTGAAAAAAGTAAATACTTCCTTGCCCGAAGAAGCTAGGCACAGAAATGATGAAGGCTtgaagaaagagaaagaaaactTTCAAGATGAAGGACACCAACTTTTGGAGAAAGCAAAAGACAATGACAACAAAATTGTTGATATCAG AGAGGAAAATGCTGTAAAAAGTTTCAAAGCACCAGTTACTGGATCAAAGGAGCCTAAACCAAAAGACCTTGAATTGGAAGCCGCCAAATCCAATCAGATGATAAAGCAAGAAGTAGATGAAGAAAAGACTGGCTTCGACACAAGAAACAAG TTTTGA